One Takifugu flavidus isolate HTHZ2018 chromosome 3, ASM371156v2, whole genome shotgun sequence genomic window, agaataaaaagaagaaaaataaggaaaagagatgaagagaagaatcggctggaagaggaagcagaagagaagagaagtcTCGAGAAGGCGAAGAGACAGCGCAAGGAAAGGAGAAGCAGCTAAGAAAAATCTCCTAagcctctactctcctctctaTAACCTAAGAAACCtacctccccccctctcctctcctctcctcctctcagtgtgatacaggaagtgacctcaccTCTGTCTCTGTAGAGGAGCCCCACCATGAGGGTGCACACCAGGAAGGGCATCCCCACCAACAGGTGGTACAGTAGGAGCAGATCAGGCAGTGCAGGTGGATCccggccagcaggtggcagcccTGAGACACATTCTGCTCCATGAACATGTTTGATCTTCTTCTAAGGTTTCCATAGTCAACGTGCTCACCTTGGACCGTCAGCCAGCTCTCTGGAGACTTTCCTGAGCCGATGATTTCACAGGCGTAGAATCCTtcatcacacacagaaacattgtGGAGAGTCAACACTCTGCCGACGCCACTTCCTGCCATGACGCCGTCTTTGTAGAAGGTGCTGGCGAGGCCGCAGGTCGAGTCTCTGTCGTTGCACCTGCAGGTCAGAATCACGTCTTGTCCTTCGGTGACAGGGTGGACCGGACTGTCCAGGACCACAGAACCAGCTGACGAGTGTCAAAAAGTACAATTTACCATTTCAGTGTTTAGGAGAGCTCAAGAGAGTTTAGTGATGATTTAAAGGTAAATAATTCCACGTTTGTGCTGAATGTTGCTGAAGTTTGAATGAACAAAGATGATTTGCCCCTCCTGGGCttccaccttatcgtggtggaggggtttgtgtgtcccaatgatcctaggagctctgtTGTTTGGGGCCCACCCATGGcaaaacaggtcctaggtgagggaccagacaaagtgtagcccaggaccccctaatgatgagtAGCAATATTGgttccaagtttcccttgcccggatgcgggtcaccgagGCCCCCTCCTGGCCTGGGGACGGGGCACGTTGttgagcgcctggtggccggactctgcccatggagtccggccgggcacaacctgaagaggcaacatgggacccccttcccgtgggctctccacctgcaggaggggccggGGGGGTGGGTGCATTGTGTGCTGGGTAGcggccggaggcagggaccttggcggtctgatccccggctgcagaaactggctctagggacatggaatgtcacctctctggtgggaaaggagcctgagctggtgcgtgatgttgagaagttccgactacatatagtcggcctcacctcgacgcacagcaagggctctggaaccagtgttctcgagaggggttggactctctaccactctggagaacctcggattcaggaggagcaatgtggtttgcgtcctgggcgtggaacagtggaccagctctacaccctcagcagggtcttcgagggtccatgggagtttgcccaaccagtccacatgtgttttgaggacttggagaaggcattcgaccgtgtccctcggggggtcctgtggaggtttctccgagagtatggggtgccgggccccctgatacgggccgcccgctccctgtacgatcggtgccagagtttggtccgcagtgctggcagtaagtcgacctcgtttccggtgagggttggtctccgccagggctgccctgtgtcaccgattctgttcataacttttatg contains:
- the LOC130523391 gene encoding uncharacterized protein LOC130523391 → MEAPPLWLLLLLNSLMFMSAQVDVVVEPSTSQFFKYNRFSVSCGADEQEQEVTGWTVMKRTKDGEVRPCPASCVIIGAFPATDSGAYWCESGAGETSQTVNITVTAGSVVLDSPVHPVTEGQDVILTCRCNDRDSTCGLASTFYKDGVMAGSGVGRVLTLHNVSVCDEGFYACEIIGSGKSPESWLTVQGLPPAGRDPPALPDLLLLYHLLVGMPFLVCTLMVGLLYRDRGEVTSCITLRGGEERRGGELCIGRRLDIG